The Constrictibacter sp. MBR-5 genomic interval GGACGGTGTCGCCCGTGCGGGGATTGCGGCCGGCGCGGGCCTCGCGGCGGCGGACGGAGAATGCGCCGAAGCCGCGGAGTTCCACCCGATCGCCGTTCATCAGCGCCACCGCGATCTCCTCGAAGATCGTCGAAACGATGCGCTCGATGTCCCGCTGGTAGAGGTGCGGATTGCGTTCCGTGAGGCGGGCGATGAGTTCGGACTTGGTCATCAGCACGAGCTCCCCGGACGCTCCAGCTCGACGACGCGGACGCGGGCGAGCTTACGACCGAAGGTCAGCGTGCCAGACCGAAATCAGACCGTCAAGGATAAGCCTCTCTGAGGAAAGGCTTTTTCCAAACAGCATGGAACTGGCGGTGCCCAGAAACGAGAATTCCTCGTCCGGATCCATGTCCACGGCGGGCAGGTCTTCGTCGACGCCCTTCTCGTCCGCGAGCCATTTCCGCGCGGCCTTCTCGCCGCCGACGCTGTCGATCAGACCCAGCTCGACCGCCTGCCGCCCGGTGAAGATGCGCCCGTCGGTGACCGCGGCGAGCCGCTCGCCCGACAGGCCGCGCCGGTCGCCGACCATGTCGACGAACATCCGGTACATGGCGTCGACCACCTCCTGCGCCGCCTCCCGGCCGGCGGGGGTCAGTTCCTCGACCGGCGACGGCACCGCTTTCAGCGGCGAACTCTTGATCGAGATCGGGCTGATTCCGATCGACTGCAGGAGGTCGGTCACCTGCGCCGTCTGCAGCAGCACGCCGATGGAACCGGTCACCGTACCCGAATGGGCGAAGATCCGGTCGGCGCCGATCGCCACCATGTAGGCGGCGGAGGCCGCGGTCGTCCCCATCACGGCGACGACGGGCTTCTCGGCGGACGCCTCCCGCAGCGCCGCGTAGAACGCCTCGCCGCCGACGACGGTGCCGCCGGGGCTGTCGATGGCGACGATGATGGCCTTGGCCCGCGCGTCGGACGCGGCGTCCTCGAGTGTCTCCAGGAGGTCGCGATCGTCGGTGATGACGCCGGAAAGGCTGATCCGGGCGACGTAGGCCGACTGGCCGAACCGGCCCAGATCGCCGGCGGTGAGCCGCTGGACGACGGCGACCGCGATCGCCACGACAGCGATCACCGCCAGCGTCCGCCAAAAAATCAGCCGGCGCCTGAGGCGCCGGCTGTGCACGATGGTATCCGCTTCGAGGCTCATAGGTCGTCTACGTGCCTTTCGCGGCACCAGTGAGCGGGTAGGGGCACTGGCGTGCCCTTACTTCTGGTCGTCGTCGGTCTTGGCCGCCGCCTGCCGCCCGCGGAGGGCCGCACCCAGGATGTCACCCAGGCTGGCACCGCTGTCGGTGGCGCCGAACTGAGCCATGGCCTTCTTCTCTTCCTCGGACTCCAGCGCCTTGATCGAGAGCGTGATCCGGCGGGCGCTGCGGTCGATCGAGGTGACCTTCGCGTCCACCTTCTCGCCGACGGCGAACCGGTCCGGACGCTGCTCGCCGCGGTCGCGGGACAGTTCCGCCCGGCGGATGACGCCCGTGGCTTCGCCCGGCAGCGAGAGCTCCAGGCCGCCGTCATGGACGGACGTGACCGTGCCCGTGACCACCTGGCCCTTGCGGATGCCGCCGACCGCCGTCTCGAACGGATCCTCGGCCAGCTGCTTCATGCCGAGGCTGATGCGCTCCTTCTCGACGTCGACGTCGAGAACCTTGACCCGGACCTGGGTGCCCTTCTCGAAGTCCTTGATCGCGTCTTCGCCCGGACGCTCCCAATCGATGTCCGAGAGATGCACCATGCCGTCGATTTCCGGCGTGAGGCCGACGAACAGACCGAACTCGGTGATGTTCTTGACCTCGCCCTCGAGCTCGCTGCCGACCGGATGGTTGGCCAGGAAGTCGTCCCAGGGGTTCGCCATCGTCTGCTTGACGCCGAGGCTGATGCGCCGCTTCTCCGGATCGACGTCCAGAACCTGGACCTCGACCTCCTGGCTGGTCGACACGATCTTGCCGGGATGGACGTTCTTCTTGGTCCAGCTCATCTCGGAGACGTGCACCAGACCCTCGACGCCCGGCTCCAGCTCCACGAAGGCGCCGTAGTCGGTGATGTTGGTGACGCGACCCTTGAAGCGCGCACCGACCGGGTATTTGAGCTGCACGCCCTCCCACGGGTCGGCCTGGAGCTGCTTCATGCCCAGCGAGATGCGGCCGGTTTCCGCGTTGAAGCGGATGACCTGCACCTCGACGTTCTGGCCGATCTGCAGCACCTCGCTCGGGTGGTTCACCCGGCGCCACGCGATGTCGGTCACGTGCAGCAGGCCGTCGACGCCGCCCAGGTCGATGAAGGCACCGTAGTCGGTGATGTTCTTCACCACGCCCGGAAGGATCTGGCCTTCCTTCAGCGTCGCGACCAGCTCGTTGCGGGCCTCGGCGCGAGACTCCTCGAGAACCGACCGGCGCGACACGACGATGTTGCCGCGGCTGCGGTCCATCTTGAGGATCTGGAACGGCTGCGGCGTGCCCATCAGCGGGCCGATGTCGCGCACCGGGCGGATGTCGACCTGGCTGCCCGGCAGGAATGCCACGGCACCGGAGAGATCGACGGTGAAACCGCCCTTGACCCTGCCGAAGATGACGCCCTGGACCTTCTGGGCATCCTGGAAGGACTTCTCCAGAAGCGTCCACGCCTCCTCGCGCCGCGCCTTTTCGCGCGACAGCATGGCCTCGCCGTTCTTGTCCTCGAGACGCTCGACATAGACGTCGACCACGTCACCGACCTTGAGATCGGAAGGCTGCCCCGGCGCCGCGAACTCCTTGAGCGCCACGCGCCCCTCGGATTTCAGCCCGACATCGATGAGGGCCATGTCGTTCTCGATCGAGACGACGGTGCCCTTGACGACAGTCCCTTCGAAGGCGGCCGTATCGCCCAGGGATTCAGCGAGAAGCGCAGCGAAGTCCTCTCCCATGTGGG includes:
- a CDS encoding integration host factor subunit beta produces the protein MTKSELIARLTERNPHLYQRDIERIVSTIFEEIAVALMNGDRVELRGFGAFSVRRREARAGRNPRTGDTVQVEAKQAPFFKAGKELRERLNASNE
- the sppA gene encoding signal peptide peptidase SppA, producing MSLEADTIVHSRRLRRRLIFWRTLAVIAVVAIAVAVVQRLTAGDLGRFGQSAYVARISLSGVITDDRDLLETLEDAASDARAKAIIVAIDSPGGTVVGGEAFYAALREASAEKPVVAVMGTTAASAAYMVAIGADRIFAHSGTVTGSIGVLLQTAQVTDLLQSIGISPISIKSSPLKAVPSPVEELTPAGREAAQEVVDAMYRMFVDMVGDRRGLSGERLAAVTDGRIFTGRQAVELGLIDSVGGEKAARKWLADEKGVDEDLPAVDMDPDEEFSFLGTASSMLFGKSLSSERLILDGLISVWHADLRS
- the rpsA gene encoding 30S ribosomal protein S1, with translation MAETFTATQTEAGSHMGEDFAALLAESLGDTAAFEGTVVKGTVVSIENDMALIDVGLKSEGRVALKEFAAPGQPSDLKVGDVVDVYVERLEDKNGEAMLSREKARREEAWTLLEKSFQDAQKVQGVIFGRVKGGFTVDLSGAVAFLPGSQVDIRPVRDIGPLMGTPQPFQILKMDRSRGNIVVSRRSVLEESRAEARNELVATLKEGQILPGVVKNITDYGAFIDLGGVDGLLHVTDIAWRRVNHPSEVLQIGQNVEVQVIRFNAETGRISLGMKQLQADPWEGVQLKYPVGARFKGRVTNITDYGAFVELEPGVEGLVHVSEMSWTKKNVHPGKIVSTSQEVEVQVLDVDPEKRRISLGVKQTMANPWDDFLANHPVGSELEGEVKNITEFGLFVGLTPEIDGMVHLSDIDWERPGEDAIKDFEKGTQVRVKVLDVDVEKERISLGMKQLAEDPFETAVGGIRKGQVVTGTVTSVHDGGLELSLPGEATGVIRRAELSRDRGEQRPDRFAVGEKVDAKVTSIDRSARRITLSIKALESEEEKKAMAQFGATDSGASLGDILGAALRGRQAAAKTDDDQK